In a single window of the Rhizobium tropici CIAT 899 genome:
- a CDS encoding ABC transporter permease produces MSEGTAEIPEQVRPVSNTVSPQEFVRRGAVFILLLALVIIFSFAQPAFININNLMSILQAVSVVAIIGAGVTVTLAIGGFDLSVGAVAASSVMAASYAMIVWGLNAYETVPLVLAFGAIVGLANALLIVRLKVPDLLATLATMFLLTGLQLIPTAGRSISVGLILPDGTTASGRVDPAFLTIGRSSLFGIIPFPVILMLIVALALYVLTERTRLGRLLYATGGNEAATRLAGANVARLKTFAYVLSGTLASLGGIIVAARVGRGDVSSGASLLMDSVAASLIGFAVLGLRRPNVLGTTIGAVFVGVLLNGLTMLNAPYYTQDFIKGAVLVGALALTYGISRGKA; encoded by the coding sequence ATGAGTGAAGGTACCGCAGAAATCCCCGAACAAGTCAGGCCAGTAAGCAATACGGTTTCACCGCAGGAATTCGTGCGGCGAGGAGCAGTATTTATTCTCCTCCTTGCCCTTGTCATCATCTTCAGCTTCGCCCAGCCGGCCTTCATCAACATCAACAATCTGATGAGCATCCTCCAGGCGGTTTCGGTGGTCGCCATTATCGGTGCCGGCGTCACGGTGACGCTCGCCATCGGCGGCTTCGATCTTTCCGTTGGCGCGGTGGCCGCCTCCAGTGTCATGGCCGCGAGCTACGCGATGATCGTATGGGGTCTCAACGCCTATGAAACCGTGCCGCTGGTGCTTGCCTTCGGCGCGATCGTCGGGCTTGCCAACGCCCTGCTGATCGTCAGGCTCAAGGTACCGGATCTGCTGGCGACGTTGGCCACCATGTTTCTCCTGACGGGGCTGCAGCTGATTCCGACGGCGGGGCGCTCGATCTCGGTCGGCTTGATCCTTCCCGACGGGACGACAGCGTCAGGCAGGGTCGACCCCGCCTTTTTAACGATCGGACGATCGAGCCTGTTCGGCATCATTCCCTTTCCCGTCATCCTCATGCTGATCGTCGCGCTCGCGCTCTATGTGCTGACCGAGCGTACGCGTCTTGGTCGCCTTCTCTACGCCACCGGCGGCAATGAAGCGGCGACACGGTTGGCAGGTGCCAATGTCGCCCGCCTGAAGACCTTTGCCTATGTGCTTTCGGGCACTCTCGCCTCGCTGGGCGGCATCATCGTTGCGGCCCGCGTCGGCCGTGGCGACGTTTCCTCCGGCGCCTCGCTGCTGATGGATTCCGTCGCAGCCTCGCTCATCGGCTTTGCCGTCCTCGGATTGCGCCGTCCGAACGTTCTCGGCACGACAATCGGCGCCGTCTTCGTCGGCGTGCTTCTGAACGGCCTGACGATGCTGAACGCACCCTATTACACCCAGGACTTTATCAAGGGTGCCGTTCTCGTCGGTGCGCTCGCACTGACCTATGGGATCAGCCGCGGCAAAGCATGA
- a CDS encoding substrate-binding domain-containing protein produces MIKLFKIIASAVVAGSLFMTTASAAGLSGAPAPFDKRPVNIAVISFLGSGDWLQAFEAGVKRQADALGVNLTVSQARNDNDTQRNLVEQAINLGVDGIIINNGRPEVLKDVAQKALDKGIKVVAYDVNLDNPQIPQIEQSDKDMAKLVLDQAVKDKGDGFTGGAVYVAGFAPLDRRYAVWKDFIAKHNLKEKAVWGVVNDTVPASVADQTKAVLRANPDISVIFTPWDEFAKGAKLAIDELGLSGQVKIYGVDTSTADIQLMVEPDSAWVATAATNAAVVGEVSVRAISLAIAGQSPGRSVLLQPTLITRDDLINNKIGTIEELQQKFPAFLKSDAATAAWIPAAKN; encoded by the coding sequence ATGATCAAATTATTCAAAATCATCGCTTCCGCCGTTGTCGCCGGCTCGCTTTTCATGACCACGGCATCGGCGGCGGGACTTAGCGGCGCGCCCGCTCCTTTCGATAAAAGGCCCGTCAATATCGCCGTCATCAGCTTCCTTGGCAGCGGCGATTGGCTGCAGGCCTTCGAGGCCGGCGTCAAGCGGCAGGCCGATGCGCTCGGCGTCAACCTCACCGTCTCGCAGGCCCGCAACGACAACGATACGCAGCGCAATCTTGTCGAGCAGGCGATCAATCTCGGCGTCGACGGCATCATCATCAACAATGGCCGCCCCGAAGTCCTGAAGGATGTCGCACAGAAGGCGCTCGACAAGGGCATCAAGGTCGTCGCCTATGACGTCAACCTCGACAATCCGCAAATCCCGCAGATCGAACAGAGCGACAAGGATATGGCCAAGCTCGTGCTTGACCAGGCCGTGAAGGATAAGGGTGATGGCTTTACCGGTGGTGCCGTCTATGTCGCGGGCTTCGCGCCGCTCGACCGCCGCTATGCCGTGTGGAAGGATTTCATTGCCAAGCACAATCTCAAGGAAAAGGCCGTATGGGGCGTGGTCAATGACACCGTTCCCGCCTCCGTCGCCGATCAGACGAAGGCGGTGCTGCGCGCCAATCCGGATATTTCGGTGATCTTCACGCCATGGGATGAATTCGCCAAGGGCGCGAAGCTCGCCATCGACGAGCTTGGCCTTTCCGGTCAGGTGAAGATCTATGGCGTCGACACCTCGACCGCCGATATCCAGCTGATGGTCGAGCCGGACAGCGCCTGGGTCGCAACCGCGGCGACGAACGCTGCCGTCGTCGGGGAAGTTTCCGTTCGCGCCATTTCGCTCGCCATTGCCGGCCAGTCTCCGGGCCGCTCCGTTCTCCTGCAGCCGACGCTGATTACGCGTGACGATCTCATCAACAACAAGATCGGCACGATCGAAGAACTGCAGCAGAAATTCCCGGCCTTCCTGAAAAGCGATGCCGCGACGGCTGCCTGGATCCCGGCGGCCAAGAACTGA
- a CDS encoding LVIVD repeat-containing protein yields the protein MASTDLPKPDFARNMTLIGHSDIGGRGDGLQLMVHRGYAYVAHPWSQGFSIVDVRDPKSPKTVNYVPAPANTWNIHLQTHDDLLLVINALDLFADVETFTDEKAYYTQSVGETVASRKRERAWTAGMSVFDISVPDRPRKIGQLDVEGVGFHRLWYVGGRYAYASALLDGFTDYIFVTIDMADPTRPELVGQWWLPGMNRAAGETPDWGDGKRYALHHALVHGDTAYACWRDGGLTLLDIKDHSAPRLIKHHNWCPPYGGGTHSPLPLPGRGLLVVADEAVLDNEEDGRKHTWIFDIRVPENPISISTFPIPTEIDYTKKGGHFGPHNLHENRPGSFVSETLIFATWQNAGIRAFDISNPYRPVETGALVPAGPTVMTDRRPGRPKVIQSADVFVDARGLIYATDYNAGLEIIEYGG from the coding sequence ATGGCGTCGACCGACCTCCCCAAACCCGACTTTGCCCGCAACATGACACTGATCGGCCATAGCGATATCGGCGGCCGTGGCGATGGGCTGCAATTGATGGTTCATCGAGGCTACGCCTATGTTGCCCATCCCTGGTCTCAGGGCTTCTCGATCGTTGACGTTCGCGACCCGAAAAGCCCCAAGACGGTCAACTACGTGCCGGCGCCGGCCAATACCTGGAACATCCATCTGCAGACGCATGACGACCTGTTGCTGGTCATCAACGCGCTCGATCTCTTTGCCGACGTAGAAACCTTCACGGACGAGAAGGCCTACTACACGCAGTCCGTCGGCGAGACGGTCGCCTCCAGAAAGCGTGAGCGCGCCTGGACCGCCGGCATGAGCGTATTCGATATTTCCGTTCCCGACAGGCCGCGCAAAATCGGCCAACTGGATGTCGAAGGCGTCGGCTTTCACAGGCTATGGTATGTCGGCGGCCGCTATGCCTATGCCTCGGCGCTGCTCGACGGCTTTACCGACTATATCTTCGTCACCATCGACATGGCCGATCCAACCAGGCCCGAACTTGTCGGCCAATGGTGGCTCCCCGGCATGAACAGGGCGGCGGGAGAAACGCCTGATTGGGGCGACGGCAAGCGTTACGCCCTGCACCATGCACTCGTCCATGGCGACACCGCCTATGCCTGCTGGCGAGATGGCGGACTGACGCTCCTCGATATCAAGGATCATTCCGCCCCTCGGCTCATCAAGCACCATAACTGGTGCCCCCCCTATGGCGGCGGCACGCATTCTCCGCTGCCACTTCCCGGCCGCGGTCTTCTTGTCGTGGCGGATGAAGCCGTGCTGGACAATGAGGAAGACGGCCGGAAACATACCTGGATCTTCGACATCCGCGTACCCGAAAATCCGATCAGCATCTCGACTTTCCCCATCCCAACCGAAATCGACTACACGAAGAAGGGTGGTCATTTCGGCCCGCACAATCTGCATGAAAACCGGCCCGGCTCGTTCGTCTCCGAGACGCTGATCTTTGCGACTTGGCAGAATGCCGGTATCCGTGCCTTCGATATTTCCAACCCCTATCGTCCGGTCGAAACGGGCGCTCTCGTGCCCGCGGGACCGACTGTCATGACCGACCGCCGTCCCGGCCGGCCGAAAGTCATCCAGTCCGCCGACGTCTTTGTGGACGCCAGGGGTCTGATCTATGCGACGGATTACAATGCCGGACTTGAGATCATAGAATATGGCGGCTGA
- a CDS encoding MFS transporter, with amino-acid sequence MASTSVAETTSRGMTREEKKVIFASSLGTVFEWYDFYLYGALVAFIGTAFFSDYPEATRNIFALLAFAAGFLVRPFGALVFGRIGDLVGRKYTFLVTILIMGLSTFLVGVLPGSASWGIIAPVILIILRLLQGLALGGEYGGAATYVAEHAPDNKRGYYTSWIQTTATLGLFLSLIVVLVVQNAVGKDAFAAWGWRIPFLLSCVLLAISVWIRLSLSESPAFKKMKEEGKGSKAPLSEAFGQWKNAKIALIALLGLTAGQAVVWYAGQFYSLFFLQSVLKVDGQSVNIMIAIALLIGSGFFVVFGWLSDKIGRKPIIMAGLALAILTYFPLFKALTHAANPALAQAEQTIRATVTAAPGDCTFQFNPVGTAKFNSSCDIATSFLAKSSVPYTIVDGPAGQPATVKVGDATITSYDATAAGAGAAAKNAAFTHDMNLVLQKAGFPLVRDPAKVPDAKLDAFIAANPELGLDAATVRAGDKTVTPVADLVKAKLLTADQAGGATDMPVYTIPKGGAFKVVADPSAINWPLTILILTILVIYVTMVYGPIAAILVEMFPTRIRYTGMSLPYHIGNGWFGGLLPATVFAMSAAKGDIYYGLWYPIAIAAMTLVIGLIFVRETKGVDLNSIK; translated from the coding sequence ATGGCATCCACGTCCGTGGCCGAGACGACGAGTCGAGGCATGACCAGGGAAGAGAAGAAGGTCATCTTCGCCTCCTCCCTTGGAACCGTGTTCGAATGGTACGATTTCTATCTTTATGGGGCGCTAGTTGCCTTCATCGGAACGGCCTTCTTCAGCGACTATCCCGAAGCAACCCGCAATATCTTCGCCCTGCTCGCATTTGCCGCAGGCTTCCTCGTGCGGCCGTTCGGCGCGCTCGTCTTCGGGCGCATCGGCGATCTTGTCGGACGTAAATACACCTTCCTCGTCACGATCCTGATCATGGGCCTTTCGACCTTCCTGGTCGGCGTCCTTCCCGGCTCGGCGAGCTGGGGCATCATAGCACCGGTCATCCTCATCATCCTTCGCCTGCTGCAAGGCCTGGCGCTTGGCGGCGAATATGGCGGTGCGGCCACCTATGTTGCCGAACATGCACCCGACAACAAACGCGGCTATTACACGTCCTGGATCCAGACAACGGCGACACTCGGCTTGTTTCTGTCGCTGATCGTTGTCCTCGTTGTACAGAACGCCGTCGGCAAGGATGCCTTTGCCGCCTGGGGCTGGCGCATTCCCTTCCTTTTGTCCTGCGTTCTGCTTGCGATCTCCGTCTGGATCCGGCTGTCGCTTAGTGAATCGCCGGCATTCAAGAAGATGAAGGAAGAAGGCAAAGGCTCCAAGGCTCCGCTCTCCGAGGCCTTCGGTCAGTGGAAGAACGCCAAGATCGCCTTGATCGCGCTGCTCGGCCTTACCGCCGGTCAGGCAGTGGTTTGGTATGCCGGCCAATTCTATTCACTGTTCTTTCTGCAGAGCGTGCTGAAAGTTGACGGTCAATCGGTCAACATCATGATCGCCATCGCGCTTCTGATCGGCAGCGGCTTCTTCGTGGTCTTCGGCTGGCTGTCCGATAAGATCGGCCGCAAGCCGATCATCATGGCGGGCCTTGCGCTGGCGATCCTGACCTATTTCCCGCTGTTCAAGGCACTGACCCACGCCGCCAACCCCGCCCTGGCCCAAGCGGAGCAAACCATCCGGGCGACGGTGACGGCAGCTCCTGGCGATTGCACCTTCCAGTTCAATCCTGTGGGAACCGCCAAGTTCAATAGCTCGTGTGACATCGCCACCTCCTTCCTGGCAAAGTCTTCCGTGCCCTATACGATTGTCGACGGCCCAGCCGGGCAGCCGGCGACGGTCAAGGTCGGCGACGCGACCATCACCTCTTACGATGCAACGGCGGCAGGGGCCGGTGCAGCGGCAAAGAATGCGGCATTCACGCACGACATGAACCTTGTCTTGCAGAAGGCCGGCTTCCCGCTGGTGCGCGACCCTGCCAAGGTGCCGGACGCCAAGCTTGACGCCTTCATCGCCGCCAACCCTGAACTGGGGCTTGATGCGGCGACCGTGCGGGCGGGCGACAAGACAGTCACCCCGGTTGCAGATCTCGTCAAGGCGAAGCTTCTGACGGCGGATCAGGCCGGTGGCGCAACTGATATGCCGGTCTACACCATCCCCAAGGGTGGCGCCTTCAAGGTGGTTGCCGATCCCTCAGCCATCAACTGGCCGCTGACCATCCTGATCCTGACCATCCTCGTCATCTATGTGACGATGGTCTACGGCCCGATCGCCGCGATCCTGGTCGAGATGTTCCCGACCCGCATCCGCTATACCGGCATGTCGCTGCCCTATCATATCGGTAACGGTTGGTTCGGTGGCCTGCTGCCGGCAACGGTCTTCGCCATGAGCGCCGCCAAGGGCGATATCTATTATGGCCTCTGGTACCCGATCGCGATCGCTGCGATGACCCTTGTCATCGGCCTAATTTTCGTTCGCGAAACCAAGGGCGTCGATCTGAACAGCATCAAGTAA
- a CDS encoding xanthine dehydrogenase family protein molybdopterin-binding subunit, which translates to MTMMEPRKHGDASDGTVGGRQSRFEGKMKVTGTATYALEYPVENLAYAVLIQSTIPAGRVIKVDASAALAIPGVLMVLTPEDDLGLKLSADWGGNKPADGPYYPLPREVQFNGQSIAAVIAESRELATEAARLVLITYEEGKHVADLNDPNAGEGKLMEPLSVAWGNAEAALAASPVRIEAEYSTPREYHVAMEPHGLTAKWDGDQLTIWEPSQWSHGMARMYSEWFDMPYENVRIISPFIGGGFGSKGQPLAYGAVAIAAARKLGRPVKLAVTRPQNFTSYGGRAGTRQKIALGATQDGILQAIVHRGASETSLDADWPEQTGAATSILYKVENFSSQHHVVPVNSVTPGALRGPGKNPSAYGIECAIEELAYKLGMDPLELRLKNYADHDYQSGKPWSTRRLREALTEGAEAFGWSRRSHAPRSMRDGKTLIGWGIGCGTFPVIRAPSEAMIRILGNGRVEVVSGAIDMGQGTYTILAQSAAEVFGIPVDQVEVHLGDSRLPGSAIAGGSMLAGSIMGAVHKAAVAARDELIGLALSDANSPFRETGANTLNFAEGRIVAPRGETPSLTLAELMSTLKREEIEVRRNTLPDGANAQEQLQAWTTMAKVQGPTMGDYSMHSWCAHFAEVRVDEDFGTVRVSRMVSAFDCGRLYNPKLVESQWRGGIIMGIGQALLEEGLIDQRNGRTVNNNVGDYLVPTNSDIPDIEVISVGVPDFDASALGGKGVGEVGIVGVAPAIANAVFHATGKRVRDLPITLEKLL; encoded by the coding sequence ATGACCATGATGGAACCCCGTAAACATGGCGATGCTTCCGACGGCACGGTCGGCGGTCGTCAGTCGCGCTTCGAAGGCAAGATGAAGGTGACGGGCACGGCGACTTATGCCCTGGAATATCCGGTCGAAAACCTCGCCTATGCCGTCCTCATCCAGAGCACGATTCCGGCTGGCCGCGTTATCAAGGTCGATGCCTCGGCAGCACTTGCGATCCCGGGCGTGCTGATGGTGCTGACGCCGGAGGACGATCTCGGTCTCAAGCTTTCGGCTGATTGGGGCGGCAACAAGCCTGCTGACGGCCCGTATTATCCGCTGCCGCGCGAAGTGCAGTTTAACGGCCAGTCGATTGCCGCCGTCATTGCCGAAAGCCGCGAATTGGCGACAGAGGCTGCCAGGCTGGTGCTCATCACCTATGAAGAGGGTAAGCACGTCGCCGATCTCAACGATCCGAATGCTGGCGAGGGTAAGCTCATGGAGCCGCTCTCGGTTGCCTGGGGTAATGCCGAGGCTGCACTCGCCGCTTCCCCGGTGCGCATCGAGGCGGAATATTCGACGCCGCGCGAATATCACGTGGCGATGGAGCCGCACGGGCTGACGGCGAAATGGGATGGCGACCAGCTGACCATCTGGGAGCCGAGCCAATGGTCCCACGGCATGGCGCGCATGTATTCCGAATGGTTCGACATGCCCTATGAGAATGTCCGCATCATCTCGCCCTTTATCGGCGGTGGTTTCGGCTCCAAGGGGCAGCCGCTCGCCTATGGCGCAGTCGCCATCGCGGCCGCCAGAAAGCTCGGCCGACCAGTGAAACTCGCGGTCACCCGCCCGCAGAATTTCACGAGCTACGGCGGACGCGCAGGGACCAGACAGAAGATCGCGCTTGGCGCGACGCAGGATGGCATCCTACAGGCGATCGTCCATCGCGGCGCCAGCGAAACCTCGCTCGATGCGGACTGGCCGGAGCAGACGGGAGCGGCAACATCGATTCTCTACAAGGTCGAGAACTTCTCCTCGCAGCACCACGTCGTGCCGGTCAACAGCGTCACGCCTGGCGCCTTGCGTGGTCCCGGCAAGAATCCGAGCGCCTATGGCATCGAATGCGCGATCGAGGAACTGGCCTACAAGCTCGGCATGGACCCGCTCGAGCTTCGGCTGAAGAACTATGCCGATCACGACTATCAGTCCGGCAAACCGTGGTCGACGCGTCGGCTGCGCGAGGCGCTGACGGAAGGTGCGGAAGCCTTCGGCTGGTCGCGGCGCAGCCACGCGCCGCGCTCGATGCGCGATGGCAAGACGCTGATCGGCTGGGGCATCGGCTGCGGCACTTTCCCGGTCATCCGGGCACCGAGCGAAGCGATGATCCGCATCCTCGGGAACGGCCGCGTCGAGGTCGTCAGCGGCGCGATCGACATGGGGCAGGGGACCTATACGATCCTTGCCCAGAGTGCCGCGGAAGTCTTCGGCATTCCGGTCGATCAGGTCGAAGTCCATCTCGGCGATTCACGCCTGCCGGGCTCGGCGATCGCTGGGGGCTCGATGCTGGCCGGATCGATCATGGGCGCCGTCCATAAGGCAGCGGTCGCGGCCCGCGACGAACTCATCGGTCTTGCCCTCAGCGATGCCAACTCGCCCTTCCGCGAGACGGGCGCGAACACGCTGAATTTCGCCGAGGGGCGCATCGTGGCACCGCGCGGCGAGACGCCGTCGCTGACGCTGGCCGAGCTGATGTCCACGCTGAAACGTGAGGAGATCGAGGTCCGGCGCAATACCCTGCCTGACGGTGCGAACGCACAGGAGCAGCTTCAGGCCTGGACCACCATGGCTAAAGTTCAAGGGCCGACCATGGGCGATTATTCCATGCACAGCTGGTGCGCCCATTTCGCTGAAGTGCGGGTCGACGAGGATTTCGGTACGGTGCGTGTCTCCCGCATGGTCTCCGCCTTCGATTGCGGCCGCCTCTACAATCCCAAGCTTGTCGAAAGCCAGTGGCGCGGCGGCATCATCATGGGCATCGGCCAGGCGCTTCTCGAAGAGGGCCTGATCGATCAGCGCAACGGACGAACCGTCAACAACAATGTCGGCGACTACCTCGTGCCGACGAATTCCGACATTCCGGATATCGAGGTGATCTCCGTCGGCGTGCCGGATTTCGATGCCTCGGCGCTCGGCGGCAAAGGCGTCGGCGAGGTCGGCATCGTCGGCGTGGCGCCGGCGATTGCAAATGCCGTATTCCATGCCACGGGCAAGCGCGTTCGCGACCTGCCGATCACCTTGGAGAAGCTGCTCTAA
- a CDS encoding sugar ABC transporter ATP-binding protein codes for MTLLDAQNLSLAFGSTQALAGASLTVARGEVVALMGANGAGKSTLVKILSGIHRADSGSILWNGADYRPESPAEATARGIVTVHQSTDVVGIAGLSVADALLLNQYVDGRQPFFLSKRSVRRKAEAILSEAGFDLPLDRDFGDLGTADRQMVAIARALSNQAQLLILDEPTASLSARETARLYDIVRRLRARGLGILYISHRTADLDALADRVDVLRGGRNVGAFSQPIDFDVAIETMIGRSMKAARPHRREQFDRAILELQAVRLLADSPPIDLRLHAGEVVAITGVLGAGKSRLLSTLFGLERFASGTALLDGIAFQPRSPADAIARGAVMAAADRHRSSLMPSDWPGESIAATISLPHLKHWYPSGFLFSGRESREGEKAIRRLGIKAPGPEASVWSLSGGNQQKVVLARWEAEPSRLMLLDEPFQGVDVGARQDIIAAIRAHTDRATLIATSDPEEALEVADRVLLMEHHGLTDVAAAGDRQNKEYA; via the coding sequence ATGACCTTGCTGGATGCCCAAAATCTTTCTCTTGCCTTCGGCTCGACACAGGCTCTGGCTGGAGCGTCTCTGACCGTCGCCCGCGGCGAGGTCGTCGCGCTGATGGGGGCCAACGGCGCGGGCAAGTCGACGCTAGTCAAAATCCTGTCGGGCATTCATCGCGCCGATTCAGGTAGCATCCTATGGAACGGAGCGGATTATCGCCCCGAAAGCCCGGCCGAGGCAACGGCGCGGGGCATCGTTACGGTGCATCAGTCGACCGATGTCGTCGGGATCGCCGGCCTTTCGGTCGCTGATGCCCTGCTGCTCAACCAATATGTTGACGGACGCCAGCCCTTCTTTCTGTCGAAACGTTCAGTGCGGCGGAAAGCGGAAGCAATCCTATCGGAAGCCGGCTTCGACCTGCCACTCGACCGCGATTTTGGCGATCTGGGCACCGCCGACCGGCAGATGGTCGCCATAGCCCGCGCCCTTTCCAATCAAGCGCAGCTGCTGATCCTGGATGAGCCGACCGCAAGCCTTTCTGCACGCGAAACGGCCCGGCTTTACGATATCGTCCGCAGGCTGAGGGCCCGCGGCCTGGGCATTCTCTATATTTCGCACCGTACGGCAGATCTCGATGCGCTCGCCGATCGCGTTGATGTCCTGCGGGGCGGCCGCAATGTCGGTGCCTTCTCGCAGCCGATCGACTTCGACGTCGCCATCGAAACCATGATTGGCCGCTCCATGAAGGCGGCTCGCCCACATCGCCGTGAACAATTCGACCGGGCCATACTGGAACTTCAGGCTGTCCGGCTGCTTGCCGACAGCCCGCCGATCGATCTGAGGCTCCATGCCGGCGAGGTCGTCGCCATTACCGGCGTTCTCGGCGCCGGCAAGAGCCGGCTTCTGTCGACCCTTTTCGGCCTTGAGCGCTTTGCTTCCGGCACGGCACTCCTGGACGGCATTGCATTTCAGCCCCGCTCGCCCGCGGATGCAATCGCCCGCGGCGCCGTCATGGCCGCTGCTGACCGCCATCGTTCTTCTCTCATGCCATCGGACTGGCCGGGAGAGAGTATTGCGGCAACGATCAGCCTGCCGCATCTGAAACATTGGTACCCGTCGGGCTTCCTGTTTTCCGGGCGGGAAAGCCGCGAGGGAGAAAAGGCCATCCGGCGCCTCGGCATAAAGGCCCCCGGTCCTGAGGCATCTGTCTGGTCACTTTCCGGCGGCAATCAGCAAAAGGTCGTGCTCGCCCGCTGGGAGGCGGAGCCAAGCCGGCTCATGCTTCTCGACGAGCCCTTCCAGGGGGTCGATGTCGGCGCCCGCCAGGACATTATCGCGGCCATACGCGCCCACACCGACCGCGCCACCCTGATCGCGACATCCGATCCGGAAGAGGCGCTCGAAGTCGCTGATCGGGTGCTGTTGATGGAACATCATGGTCTCACAGACGTCGCGGCCGCAGGCGACCGACAGAACAAGGAATATGCCTGA
- the mgrA gene encoding L-glyceraldehyde 3-phosphate reductase, whose translation MTYRPDPERYDSAHFRRVGRSGLKLPAISFGLWHNFGDTTPLDVQRSIIFKAFDLGITHFDLANNYGPPAGSAEINFGHILKQDLAAYRDELIISSKAGWDMWPGPYGRGGGSKKALLSSLDQSLTRLGVDYVDIFYSHRFDAETPLEETADALAQAVRQGKALYVGVSSYSGNKTREIAALLRERQVPLLINQPAYNLFNRWVEKDLLAATDEVGAGIIAFTPLAQGLLTDKYLNGVPQDARVNRPGGDFLRPEHLKEENIDRARALNEIAKRRGQSLAQLAIAWVLRDPRVTSALIGASSARQVEENVAALNDLTFSPEELAEIDRYAVEGGINLWEKPSHDEAV comes from the coding sequence ATGACCTACCGCCCCGATCCGGAACGCTATGACTCGGCCCATTTTCGCCGCGTCGGACGAAGCGGCCTCAAATTGCCCGCCATCTCCTTTGGCCTCTGGCATAATTTCGGCGATACGACGCCCCTCGATGTCCAAAGGTCGATCATTTTCAAGGCGTTCGATCTCGGCATCACGCATTTCGATCTCGCCAACAATTATGGCCCGCCGGCGGGAAGCGCCGAGATCAATTTCGGTCATATCCTGAAACAGGATCTGGCCGCTTATCGCGACGAGCTCATCATCTCGTCCAAGGCCGGCTGGGATATGTGGCCGGGTCCCTATGGCCGAGGCGGCGGATCGAAGAAGGCGCTGCTTTCCAGCCTTGACCAGAGCCTCACCCGGCTCGGCGTCGATTATGTCGATATCTTCTATTCCCATCGCTTCGATGCGGAGACGCCTCTGGAAGAAACGGCCGATGCGCTTGCTCAGGCGGTCCGGCAGGGCAAGGCGCTTTATGTCGGCGTATCGTCCTATTCCGGCAACAAGACGCGCGAAATCGCAGCGCTTCTGAGGGAGCGACAGGTGCCGCTTCTGATCAATCAGCCGGCCTATAATCTCTTCAATCGCTGGGTCGAGAAGGATTTGCTTGCCGCGACGGATGAAGTCGGAGCCGGTATCATCGCCTTCACGCCGCTCGCCCAGGGCTTGCTCACCGACAAGTATCTCAACGGCGTTCCGCAGGATGCCCGCGTCAACCGGCCGGGCGGCGACTTCCTGCGTCCGGAGCATTTGAAAGAGGAAAACATCGATCGCGCCCGGGCGCTCAACGAGATCGCCAAGCGTCGCGGCCAGTCGCTCGCCCAGCTTGCCATCGCCTGGGTTCTTAGGGATCCGCGCGTGACGTCGGCCTTGATCGGTGCAAGCTCGGCGCGTCAGGTCGAGGAAAACGTGGCCGCCCTGAACGACCTCACATTCAGCCCCGAGGAACTCGCCGAGATCGATCGTTATGCCGTCGAAGGCGGTATCAATCTTTGGGAAAAGCCCTCGCATGACGAGGCCGTCTGA